The following proteins come from a genomic window of Sesamum indicum cultivar Zhongzhi No. 13 linkage group LG10, S_indicum_v1.0, whole genome shotgun sequence:
- the LOC105172963 gene encoding uncharacterized protein LOC105172963 isoform X2 — MGELLLFPPLLFSILFFTSPFVSSYDGPLYDSSAYTECKLQPEEPLYNGGMLKNQEPNIEQVILDNGDRLHSLSFPLTNLNQRTKYCFSIWIKTNDADSALIRTSLVTEETTIKCIGTVIAKQGCWSFLKGGFVLSSSSNSSKLYIQSLDSRDVNLAIASASLQPFTEEQWRLNQEAKINEARKRAVTIHVSDRQGSELHGAAVRVEQVSKDFPFGSAIAKTIIGNLEYQKWFVERFNAAVFENELKWDATEHIQGQVNYTIPDQMLEFVRANQIIARGHNIFWENPKYTPKWVLNLTRSDLESAVSSRIQSLMNKYKREFIHWDVSNEMLHFDFYEERLGADATLKFFKTANEADPLATLFMNEFNVVETCEDVDSTVDAYVSRMRELKLGGVSMDGIGLQGHFDVPNSPLMRGILDKLATLGLPIWLTEVDISNKFNKETQAIYLEQVLREGFSHPAVNGIILWTALRQGGCYQMCLTDGDFNNLPAGDTVDKLLKEWQTGTLEGRTDEHGSYSFFGILGEYVVTARYGNKTVYSTLSLSRGKETKHFNVQL, encoded by the exons ATGGGAGAACTACTGCTCTTCCCTCCTCTCTTATTTTCCATCCTCTTCTTCACCTCACCCTTTGTTTCATCTTAtg ATGGGCCACTCTACGATTCGTCTGCTTATACTGAG TGCAAATTACAACCTGAGGAGCCACTTTACAATGGAGGGATGCTCAAGAATCAAGAACCAAACATAGAACAGGTCATTCTGGATAATGGTGATCGGCTTCACTCGCTATCGTTCCCACTGACAAACCTCAATCAACGCACCAAATATTGCTTTTCCA TTTGGATCAAGACAAACGATGCGGATTCAGCTCTCATAAGGACCAGCCTCGTCACGGAAGAAACTACGATAAAATGCATAGGGACTGTGATTGCAAAGCAGGGCTGCTGGTCTTTTCTCAAGGGTGGATTTGTATTGTCGTCATCGTCAAATTCATCTAAACTTTATATCCAG AGTTTAGACAGCAGAGATGTCAATTTAGCAATTGCCAGTGCTTCTCTGCAGCCTTTCACTGAGGAACAATGGAGATTGAATCAAGAGGCAAAAATCAATGAG GCAAGGAAGCGTGCTGTCACCATTCATGTTTCAGACAGACAGGGATCAGAATTGCACGGGGCAGCAGTAAGAGTAGAGCAAGTCTCTAAAGACTTCCCATTTGGATCTGCTATAGCAAAGACCATTATTGGAAATTTAGAATATCAG AAATGGTTCGTCGAGAGATTTAATGCAGCGGTGTTTGAAAACGAACTCAAATGGGATGCAACAGAACACATACAAGGGCAGGTGAATTACACCATACCAGATCAGATGCTGGAATTCGTTCGAGCAAACCAGATAATTGCAAGAGGCCACAACATTTTCTGGGAGAACCCCAAGTACACTCCCAAATGGGTTCTAAACCTAACTCGTAGCGACCTGGAATCGGCCGTCAGCTCCAGAATACAAAGCCTGATGAACAAATACAAACGAGAATTCATTCACTGGGATGTTAGCAATGAGATGCTACATTTTGATTTCTACGAGGAACGACTAGGGGCTGATGCTACCCTGAAATTCTTCAAGACTGCCAATGAGGCCGACCCACTAGCAACGCTTTTCATGAATGAGTTCAATGTCGTGGAAACGTGCGAAGATGTTGATTCGACTGTGGATGCATATGTATCAAGAATGAGAGAGCTAAAGCTAGGAGGGGTTTCGATGGATGGAATTGGACTCCAGGGTCATTTTGATGTGCCAAATTCTCCTCTAATGAGGGGCATTCTTGACAAGTTGGCTACTCTCGGACTTCCTATCTGGCTGACTGAGGTTGATATTAGCAACAAATTCAACAAGGAAACACAG GCTATTTACTTAGAACAAGTTCTGAGAGAAGGCTTCTCACATCCTGCTGTGAATGGGATAATCCTGTGGACGGCCCTCCGCCAAGGTGGCTGCTACCAAATGTGCCTTACAGATGGTGACTTCAATAATCTTCCGGCAGGCGACACAGTTGACAAGCTCTTAAAAGAGTGGCAAACGGGTACTTTGGAGGGCCGAACAGATGAGCATGGCTCCTACAGCTTCTTCGGGATCTTGGGCGAGTACGTGGTTACTGCAAGGTATGGCAACAAAACAGTCTATTCAACATTATCGCTCTCACGAGGAAAAGAAACCAAACACTTTAACGTTCAATTGTAA
- the LOC105172963 gene encoding uncharacterized protein LOC105172963 isoform X3, producing the protein MGELLLFPPLLFSILFFTSPFVSSYDGPLYDSSAYTECKLQPEEPLYNGGMLKNQEPNIEQVILDNGDRLHSLSFPLTNLNQRTKYCFSIWIKTNDADSALIRTSLVTEETTIKCIGTVIAKQGCWSFLKGGFVLSSSSNSSKLYIQSLDSRDVNLAIASASLQPFTEEQWRLNQEAKINEARKRAVTIHVSDRQGSELHGAAVRVEQVSKDFPFGSAIAKTIIGNLEYQKWFVERFNAAVFENELKWDATEHIQGQVNYTIPDQMLEFVRANQIIARGHNIFWENPKYTPKWVLNLTRSDLESAVSSRIQSLMNKYKREFIHWDVSNEMLHFDFYEERLGADATLKFFKTANEADPLATLFMNEFNVVETCEDVDSTVDAYVSRMRELKLGGVSMDGIGLQGHFDVPNSPLMRGILDKLATLGLPIWLTEVDISNKFNKETQVSLSISA; encoded by the exons ATGGGAGAACTACTGCTCTTCCCTCCTCTCTTATTTTCCATCCTCTTCTTCACCTCACCCTTTGTTTCATCTTAtg ATGGGCCACTCTACGATTCGTCTGCTTATACTGAG TGCAAATTACAACCTGAGGAGCCACTTTACAATGGAGGGATGCTCAAGAATCAAGAACCAAACATAGAACAGGTCATTCTGGATAATGGTGATCGGCTTCACTCGCTATCGTTCCCACTGACAAACCTCAATCAACGCACCAAATATTGCTTTTCCA TTTGGATCAAGACAAACGATGCGGATTCAGCTCTCATAAGGACCAGCCTCGTCACGGAAGAAACTACGATAAAATGCATAGGGACTGTGATTGCAAAGCAGGGCTGCTGGTCTTTTCTCAAGGGTGGATTTGTATTGTCGTCATCGTCAAATTCATCTAAACTTTATATCCAG AGTTTAGACAGCAGAGATGTCAATTTAGCAATTGCCAGTGCTTCTCTGCAGCCTTTCACTGAGGAACAATGGAGATTGAATCAAGAGGCAAAAATCAATGAG GCAAGGAAGCGTGCTGTCACCATTCATGTTTCAGACAGACAGGGATCAGAATTGCACGGGGCAGCAGTAAGAGTAGAGCAAGTCTCTAAAGACTTCCCATTTGGATCTGCTATAGCAAAGACCATTATTGGAAATTTAGAATATCAG AAATGGTTCGTCGAGAGATTTAATGCAGCGGTGTTTGAAAACGAACTCAAATGGGATGCAACAGAACACATACAAGGGCAGGTGAATTACACCATACCAGATCAGATGCTGGAATTCGTTCGAGCAAACCAGATAATTGCAAGAGGCCACAACATTTTCTGGGAGAACCCCAAGTACACTCCCAAATGGGTTCTAAACCTAACTCGTAGCGACCTGGAATCGGCCGTCAGCTCCAGAATACAAAGCCTGATGAACAAATACAAACGAGAATTCATTCACTGGGATGTTAGCAATGAGATGCTACATTTTGATTTCTACGAGGAACGACTAGGGGCTGATGCTACCCTGAAATTCTTCAAGACTGCCAATGAGGCCGACCCACTAGCAACGCTTTTCATGAATGAGTTCAATGTCGTGGAAACGTGCGAAGATGTTGATTCGACTGTGGATGCATATGTATCAAGAATGAGAGAGCTAAAGCTAGGAGGGGTTTCGATGGATGGAATTGGACTCCAGGGTCATTTTGATGTGCCAAATTCTCCTCTAATGAGGGGCATTCTTGACAAGTTGGCTACTCTCGGACTTCCTATCTGGCTGACTGAGGTTGATATTAGCAACAAATTCAACAAGGAAACACAGGTTAGTTTATCCATCTCCGCCTAA
- the LOC105172964 gene encoding thaumatin-like protein 1b: MDLWFSYLSLILTLQISLLLFSRAAFGAKFTFVNKCDHTVWPGILANAGSPTLDSTGFELPQDSSRTFLAPAGWSGRFWGRTGCKFSDESGTCQTGDCGSGQAECNGSGAAPPATLAEFTLGTGGLDFYDVSLVDGYNLPMIVEATGGTGMCASTGCVTDLNRACPSELRVRGGAACQSACEAFGSPEYCCSGAFNSPASCRPSVYSQMFKSACPRSYSYAYDDPTSTFTCSGADYTVTFCPSMPSQKSSKDPTPTTTTTATTGETNAETSLSGTTTATGSTNAQTSLPGTDTTPMAGSDSGPALGVTGSDPEPDFGSGSQAMLADGSWMADMAMGGSARVYCPSALRAAGFIASTLLILSIFS, from the exons ATGGATCTCTGGTTTTCCTACTTAAGCCTCATTCTCACCCTCCAAATCTCTCTGCTCCTCTTCTCCAGAG CTGCATTTGGAGCTAAATTCACATTCGTAAACAAATGCGATCACACGGTATGGCCCGGTATTCTAGCCAACGCCGGCAGTCCTACACTCGACAGCACTGGGTTCGAGCTCCCTCAAGATTCCTCTCGGACATTTCTCGCTCCCGCCGGCTGGTCAGGTCGGTTCTGGGGCCGAACCGGATGCAAATTCTCCGACGAATCTGGAACTTGCCAGACAGGAGACTGCGGGTCGGGTCAAGCAGAATGCAATGGGTCTGGGGCAGCTCCACCGGCCACGCTTGCAGAGTTCACGCTTGGGACTGGAGGTTTAGACTTTTATGACGTCAGCCTCGTCGATGGATACAATCTGCCCATGATAGTCGAAGCAACGGGCGGTACAGGCATGTGCGCTTCGACCGGTTGCGTGACGGATCTCAACCGGGCCTGCCCGTCGGAGCTTCGGGTTAGGGGTGGGGCAGCTTGCCAGAGCGCGTGTGAGGCGTTTGGGAGCCCGGAGTATTGTTGCAGCGGCGCGTTTAACTCACCCGCGTCGTGTCGGCCGTCTGTTTACTCTCAGATGTTTAAGTCGGCTTGTCCGAGATCCTATAGCTACGCTTATGATGATCCCACAAGCACCTTCACTTGCTCCGGCGCGGATTATACGGTGACGTTTTGCCCCTCAATGCCAAG TCAGAAATCTTCAAAAGATCCAACcccaacaacaacaacaacagcaACAACAGGGGAAACTAATGCTGAGACATCTCTATCGGGGACGACGACGGCAACAGGGTCAACTAATGCTCAGACGTCTCTACCAGGGACAGACACAACGCCCATGGCCGGGTCTGATTCAGGACCCGCGCTAGGGGTAACAGGGTCGGACCCCGAACCAGATTTTGGGTCGGGATCTCAAGCTATGTTGGCAGATGGATCATGGATGGCTGATATGGCTATGGGGGGTTCAGCTAGAGTTTACTGCCCGTCAGCTCTCCGGGCTGCAGGCTTCATTGCTTCAACACTTCtcattttatccattttttcttAG